The Primulina tabacum isolate GXHZ01 chromosome 16, ASM2559414v2, whole genome shotgun sequence genome window below encodes:
- the LOC142529878 gene encoding histone acetyltransferase TAP1-like isoform X2, producing the protein MAFCFLFFFLFSFFIFYLIGNLCSIYLSGNIFNIRNILWVLKINPVAISKPSFSKSATYVWFTDLLFILPISIHFAGNRNQKISRLKVRFWESIRSGILKNNTTQVIEPPSTAEEEEDTLPEEFVIVESTQPDGTVEQIIFSSGGSVDVYDLQALCDKVGWPRRPLSKLAAALRNSYMVATLHSVSKSAGEEGKEQKKLIGMARATSDHAFNATIWDVLVDPSYQGQGLGKALIEKLVRSLLQRDIGNISLFADSRVVEFYRSLGFEPDPDGIKGMFWHPKY; encoded by the exons ATGGCCTTttgctttctttttttttttcttttttcttttttcattttttacttGATTGGCAATTTGTGCTCAATATATTTGAGCGGCAATATCTTTAACATCCGAAACATATTGTGGGTTTTGAAAATCAACCCTGTAGCTAT TTCAAAACCGAGCTTTTCCAAGAGTGCTACTTATGTATGGTTCACTGACTTGCTTTTTATATTACCGATCTCCATCCACTTTGCAGGAAACAGGAACCAAAAGATTTCTAGACTCAAGGTTCGGTTTTGGGAATCCATAAGATCGGG GATTTTGAAGAACAATACGACACAAGTTATAGAACCACCTTCCACagccgaagaagaagaagatacaTTACCCGAAGAATTTGTTATTGTTGAGAGTACCCAACCTGATGGAACAGTTGAGCAGATTATATTTTCATCCGGTGGTAGTGTCGATGTGTATGATCTTCAAGCTTTGTGTGATAAG GTTGGCTGGCCTCGGCGACCGTTGTCAAAGCTTGCAGCAGCTCTGAGAAATAGCTATATGGTTGCTACTTTGCATTCCGTGAGCAAATCAGCTGGCGAAG AGGGAAAAGAACAAAAGAAGTTGATTGGCATGGCCCGGGCTACATCTGACCATGCTTTTAATGCAACAATTTGGGATGTTCTTGTTGATCCTTCCTATCAG GGCCAAGGACTTGGGAAAGCCCTTATCGAGAAGCTTGTAAGGTCACTTTTGCAACGGGACATCGGAAACATTTCACTTTTTGCGGATAGTCGAG TTGTGGAGTTTTATCGGAGCCTGGGTTTCGAACCCGACCCCGATGGCATCAAAGGCATGTTCTGGCACCCAAAGTATTAG
- the LOC142529878 gene encoding histone acetyltransferase TAP1-like isoform X1 → MVCNIIYEGYWIFLQNGLPLSVDELFRSAPSCSVDLQNPTPISPASQEMPARSAFVLPSAIELYPPLVSLDSRSHPLKFLSLQHFLVGTGNRNQKISRLKVRFWESIRSGILKNNTTQVIEPPSTAEEEEDTLPEEFVIVESTQPDGTVEQIIFSSGGSVDVYDLQALCDKVGWPRRPLSKLAAALRNSYMVATLHSVSKSAGEEGKEQKKLIGMARATSDHAFNATIWDVLVDPSYQGQGLGKALIEKLVRSLLQRDIGNISLFADSRVVEFYRSLGFEPDPDGIKGMFWHPKY, encoded by the exons atggtCTGTAATATAATTTATGAGGGATATTGGATTTTTCTGCAAAATGGGTTGCCCTTGAGTGTGGATGAGCTATTCCGATCAGCTCCGTCGTGTTCAGTTGACCTCCAGAATCCCACTCCAATATCCCCCGCCTCTCAAGAAATGCCGGCCCGGTCCGCTTTTGTGTTACCCTCTGCAATCGAGCT TTACCCTCCACTAGTTTCTCTTGATTCCCGCTCTCATCCGCTCAAGTTTTTATCCCTTCAGCATTTCTTGGTTGGGACAG GAAACAGGAACCAAAAGATTTCTAGACTCAAGGTTCGGTTTTGGGAATCCATAAGATCGGG GATTTTGAAGAACAATACGACACAAGTTATAGAACCACCTTCCACagccgaagaagaagaagatacaTTACCCGAAGAATTTGTTATTGTTGAGAGTACCCAACCTGATGGAACAGTTGAGCAGATTATATTTTCATCCGGTGGTAGTGTCGATGTGTATGATCTTCAAGCTTTGTGTGATAAG GTTGGCTGGCCTCGGCGACCGTTGTCAAAGCTTGCAGCAGCTCTGAGAAATAGCTATATGGTTGCTACTTTGCATTCCGTGAGCAAATCAGCTGGCGAAG AGGGAAAAGAACAAAAGAAGTTGATTGGCATGGCCCGGGCTACATCTGACCATGCTTTTAATGCAACAATTTGGGATGTTCTTGTTGATCCTTCCTATCAG GGCCAAGGACTTGGGAAAGCCCTTATCGAGAAGCTTGTAAGGTCACTTTTGCAACGGGACATCGGAAACATTTCACTTTTTGCGGATAGTCGAG TTGTGGAGTTTTATCGGAGCCTGGGTTTCGAACCCGACCCCGATGGCATCAAAGGCATGTTCTGGCACCCAAAGTATTAG
- the LOC142530096 gene encoding NADH dehydrogenase [ubiquinone] 1 alpha subcomplex subunit 1, with protein sequence MAMVWLEAMLPLGIIAGMLCVMGNAQYFIHKAAHGRPKHIGNDVWDVAMEKRDKKIM encoded by the exons ATGGCGATGGTTTGGCTAGAAGCAATGCTACCTCTGGGGATTATAGCGGGGATGCTCTGCGTTATGGGAAACGCCCAATACTTCATCCACAAAGCTGCCCATGGCCGC CCGAAGCACATCGGGAACGACGTGTGGGATGTGGCCATGGAGAAACGGGATAAGAAGATCATGTAG
- the LOC142529661 gene encoding uncharacterized protein LOC142529661 yields the protein MGLVRGLVLPRLSVVLLFLLLRVTGAQSPPSPTSLSLFSNARALDALLQDYAYQAFVRPRTGVVYDGAVPSNLSGIQVSAMRLRSGSLRTKGVSTYKQFEIPKGVKGQPYTERLVLVYQNLGNWSMVYYPLPGYTYLSPILGLLAYDAADLMARNLPVLDIKASGQPISIKFLGLQSVPEGSVPKCASFDLNGSVSFSRVLSDNICTTFQQGHFSIAVESISPAPAPFSSPPPPPPPPQRVISGTPDEQEGSNNSKVWIIVGSVVGGFALLIILGLVIVWLCKYKHRKKMHQMERAADVGEALHMTTVGSTKAPAATGTRTQPTLETEYIP from the coding sequence ATGGGACTTGTTAGAGGTCTGGTACTGCCTCGTCTCTCTGTTGTGTTGTTATTCTTGTTGCTGAGAGTCACTGGAGCTCAATCACCTCCATCTCCAACTTCTCTTTCATTGTTTAGTAATGCACGGGCACTAGATGCTCTCCTCCAAGACTATGCGTACCAGGCATTTGTGCGTCCACGAACCGGTGTTGTTTATGATGGAGCTGTCCCTTCTAATCTCTCTGGGATTCAGGTTTCGGCCATGAGACTCCGGAGTGGTAGCTTAAGGACGAAGGGTGTTAGTACGTACAAGCAGTTTGAGATTCCCAAGGGTGTTAAGGGACAGCCTTACACTGAGAGGCTTGTTTTGGTCTACCAGAATCTGGGCAATTGGTCTATGGTTTATTACCCCCTTCCTGGCTACACGTATTTGTCACCGATATTGGGCCTTCTAGCTTATGATGCTGCGGATCTTATGGCCAGAAACTTGCCTGTATTGGATATCAAGGCCTCTGGTCAACCCATATCTATCAAGTTTTTGGGATTACAGTCTGTGCCAGAAGGATCAGTTCCCAAGTGTGCTTCATTTGATTTAAACGGTTCAGTTAGTTTCTCTAGAGTGTTGTCAGATAATATCTGTACAACATTCCAACAGGGGCACTTCTCTATTGCAGTGGAATCAATTTCCCCTGCTCCTGCACCATTCTCCtcccctccaccaccaccaccaccaccgcaaCGAGTAATTAGTGGTACTCCAGATGAGCAGGAAGGGAGTAACAATTCCAAGGTCTGGATAATTGTGGGGTCAGTGGTAGGAGGATTTGCATTGTTAATTATTCTAGGACTCGTGATCGTGTGGCTATGCAAGTATAAACATAGGAAGAAAATGCATCAAATGGAGAGGGCAGCAGATGTGGGGGAGGCTTTGCATATGACCACTGTTGGAAGCACTAAAGCACCAGCAGCTACCGGAACAAGGACTCAACCAACGCTCGAGACCGAATATATACCCTGA